From the Cumulibacter manganitolerans genome, the window GCACGCAACACCCTGACTGCGCGCCTGCAACGGCTGGTTGACGCGGGTCTGCTCGAACGCGAGCCGTACCAGCACAACCCGGTCCGGTATGACTATGTCCTGACCGAGCAGGGTCGGGATTTCTACCCCGTTATGGCCGCGATCATGGCGTGGGGTGATAGATGGCTGGCCGACGAGAGCGGGCCGCCAGTACTCACTCGCCACGACACGTGCGGCCACCCGACGCACGCCGTTGTCGTGTGCGAGCGTTGCGGTAAGCCACTCACCTCCGACACTGTCACCCGGGAGCTCGGGCCGGGATTTCCCGAGCACCTGCGGGGCCGCGCGGATGTGGAGGCACGCTTCCCGAGCTCCCTGGCTTGATTCGCCACCTCGGCTGCTCCCCTTCGAGGGGCCCGTGCTTGTCGGTCGGTGCCTGTTCACCCCCCACGCCAGCACGGTCACTGCCTCTCCGTTCGTCGACTGTGTCGTCTCAGGCGTCTTTTCGTAGGTTCTTGCCCGTGATGGATGCGATCAGGTCCTGCAGCTCTGCCATCCGTGCGCCTTGAATTCCGCGTGGGCTCGTGTCGTGCTTGAGGCATAGGGCTGCGGCCGCCGCGGTCGCGACGGCGTGCTGTGCGCCGTTGCCCATGAACTTGGTGCTGGACCCAGCGACATGCGTGACGCTGATGTGCTTACCGGCCATCATCAGGTTGTCGATGTCTGCTGAGTAGAGGCAGCGGAACGGGATCCGGTAGGGCTGCTCGTCGCGGGTGTCCCACTTCCAGTCCCGTAGCCGGAAGTCGTAGTTCTCGTCTCCCGGATAGTGCAGGCAGAACGGCCCGTCGTTCCACACCACCGCGTCATCGAACGACCGATGCTCACGGATGTCGGTCTCGGTGAGGACGTAATCACCGAGGTACCGATGAAACTCGCCCTGCGCCGGTACGAACGCTAGATGGTCGAGTTCGAGGTTGGCGTACTCCTGTGGTTCGGTCGTCTTGACGTTGGAGAACGTTCCGTAGACCGCACACAGCAGGTGGTCGCGGATGTGCTCGGCCTCGGTGTAAGGGTCGAGGTCTTGGCCGTACTCCCAGAAGTGCGTGTTCGGGAGCTGCATGCGGCGGCGTACGTCCGGCGCGAAGGTGCGGTGTGCTCCGGCGGCCGGTCCGGGGCCGTTGTCGGTACCGGGTTTCTCGAGCTGGCCGCTGAGGTTGGCGTAGTCCTTGGCCACGTCAAGCGCCCAGGGAACCTCCGGGAACGCAACGGGGTGATCGGCGAGGCGGGTGCGGAAGAAGATCGTGTTCCCGTGGTGACTGTGGTTGCCGTGATCGGGGGCCAGCATCTCGCCGTGCTGGGTGTGTGACTCTTGACCGAACATCGTGCGTGCTCCGGCGAGGATGCCCACGATCGCGGTGCCGCTGCAGTCGATGAACACCGGTGCGGTGAACCTGCGCTCGATGCCGCTGCGTGCCTCGCGTGCGTCCACGGCGGTGATCCGCCGGCCTTCGGCCTCGACCGCGTACACCGTGTGCTCCAGGAACATGGTGGCGTTCGGTTCGGCTTCGATCAGGCGGTGGGCGTGCAGGTCGCCGTCCGGTTCTCGCTGGGAGATTCCTCGACCAGGTGGCCCCGTTCGCCGCGGGGCATCAGTCCGGTTTCGATGCTCGCGTTGCCGCCGAGGTAGGGGCGGTTCTGGATCAGCGCCACGCGTAGGCCGAGCCGCGCCGCGGCCAGCGCGGCGCTCGAGCCGGGTACACCGCCGCCGCCGACCACCACGACGTCGAACGCTCCGGCATCCTCAGGATGCTCGGGTAGGCCCTGCAGGCGGCGCCGCCAGGACCGCGTTCGCTCGTCATTGCCTTCGGGTGGAGCGAGGTCCGCGCGACTGAGATAGATCGCATCGCACCGGCCTTCGAATCCAGTGTGATCGCGCAGCCGCACCTCAATCCGTCCTGTGGCGAGTTCGACCGAGCCTGCCCGCTGCCAGCTCCAGTCCTCGCCATGGATCCCGAGTTCGTTCTCCAGCATCTGGCCGGCGACACTCAGGCTGAAGCGTCCTGGGTGGTGTGAGGGGACCCAGTCCTTGGTGCGCACCCATACGTTGTAGGTGCCGGGGTCCTTGATGGCGATGTGGGTGGTCGCGTCCGCGACCGGTCGCCCCTTGCCGTGCGCGAGGAGGTATGGCGAGCCCATCTGTGTCTCGAACTGCGAGTCGAGGATCCAGCCACCGAAGTCGTCGAACTCCTCGGCCTCGAGGAGAATGCCGGGTGCAGGTGTCGGCTGTGTCATCATCGTCGCTCCTGGTGTGTTGGTGAACGAGTGATCAGCGACCGGGTGCGCCGAGGTCCTGTTGCGGAAGCGCGATGTTCTGCAG encodes:
- a CDS encoding winged helix-turn-helix transcriptional regulator; amino-acid sequence: MKRTSLASWPCSIARTMDLIGDWWTPLVLREAFAGIQRFDDFQLSLGLARNTLTARLQRLVDAGLLEREPYQHNPVRYDYVLTEQGRDFYPVMAAIMAWGDRWLADESGPPVLTRHDTCGHPTHAVVVCERCGKPLTSDTVTRELGPGFPEHLRGRADVEARFPSSLA
- a CDS encoding FAD-dependent oxidoreductase translates to MFLEHTVYAVEAEGRRITAVDAREARSGIERRFTAPVFIDCSGTAIVGILAGARTMFGQESHTQHGEMLAPDHGNHSHHGNTIFFRTRLADHPVAFPEVPWALDVAKDYANLSGQLEKPGTDNGPGPAAGAHRTFAPDVRRRMQLPNTHFWEYGQDLDPYTEAEHIRDHLLCAVYGTFSNVKTTEPQEYANLELDHLAFVPAQGEFHRYLGDYVLTETDIREHRSFDDAVVWNDGPFCLHYPGDENYDFRLRDWKWDTRDEQPYRIPFRCLYSADIDNLMMAGKHISVTHVAGSSTKFMGNGAQHAVATAAAAALCLKHDTSPRGIQGARMAELQDLIASITGKNLRKDA
- a CDS encoding FAD-dependent oxidoreductase, with the translated sequence MMTQPTPAPGILLEAEEFDDFGGWILDSQFETQMGSPYLLAHGKGRPVADATTHIAIKDPGTYNVWVRTKDWVPSHHPGRFSLSVAGQMLENELGIHGEDWSWQRAGSVELATGRIEVRLRDHTGFEGRCDAIYLSRADLAPPEGNDERTRSWRRRLQGLPEHPEDAGAFDVVVVGGGGVPGSSAALAAARLGLRVALIQNRPYLGGNASIETGLMPRGERGHLVEESPSENRTATCTPTA